From a single bacterium genomic region:
- a CDS encoding aspartyl/glutamyl-tRNA amidotransferase subunit A: MMQYEHVVPLIEARKEFCASLVVGAIERSDRHAQLNALLEIHADEAVGQARESDRRVREGTCRPLEGILVGIKDNICMRGKAASAGSRMLTDHIATYDATVVRRLRKAGAVLMARCNMDEFAMGSSGETSAYGPTQHPFLPGRVPGGSSSGSAAAVAAGLLHAALGSDTGGSVRQPAAYTGTVGMKPTWGRVSRSGLIAFASSCDQIGPITSCVRDNARLLGVLAGHDPADATSADLPVPDYLVATERTIDGLRIGIPTEYMAEDVPEEIRMRLRFVADALESKGAEVQEVSLPLTPSVFPAYFVIANAEASSNLARYDGVRLGTASPNPASATDSHSSFPLSMLMQRYAANRGEGFGREVHRRIMLGVTLLAGSEEHDWLGRAQRMRRRVSEEFAGVFSNTDLLLTPVTPGPPFAFGARLDDPLHMYLTDLFNTAANLTGIPAISVPAGNDEAGNPLAVQFMAPAFGEESLYTAAAAVERIMHKLHNPGDENMQKLHNSGENLQNAHTSGRENMQKLHISGASTEESGAEEEREGSADA; encoded by the coding sequence ATGATGCAGTATGAACATGTCGTACCCCTCATAGAGGCACGGAAGGAATTCTGTGCCTCTCTTGTTGTCGGCGCAATCGAACGCAGCGACCGTCATGCGCAGCTCAATGCCCTGCTGGAGATCCATGCCGATGAGGCAGTCGGGCAGGCACGGGAAAGCGATCGGAGGGTGCGGGAGGGCACATGCCGTCCACTCGAAGGCATCCTGGTCGGGATCAAAGACAATATCTGCATGCGCGGCAAAGCCGCATCGGCTGGCTCCCGCATGCTCACCGACCACATCGCCACATATGACGCCACTGTCGTCAGGCGTCTGCGCAAAGCAGGCGCGGTGCTCATGGCGCGCTGCAATATGGATGAATTCGCCATGGGGTCTTCCGGGGAAACATCGGCCTACGGTCCCACACAACATCCGTTTCTCCCGGGACGCGTGCCGGGCGGCAGCAGCAGCGGAAGCGCAGCGGCGGTCGCGGCCGGACTCCTTCACGCCGCACTCGGGAGCGATACCGGTGGGTCGGTCCGTCAGCCCGCCGCCTACACCGGAACGGTGGGAATGAAACCGACCTGGGGACGCGTCTCGCGCAGCGGACTCATCGCTTTTGCGTCATCCTGCGATCAAATCGGTCCGATAACCTCCTGCGTACGCGACAACGCGCGTCTGCTCGGTGTTCTTGCCGGACACGATCCGGCGGATGCGACCTCGGCCGACCTTCCGGTACCGGATTATCTCGTGGCCACGGAGCGAACTATCGATGGCCTGCGCATCGGCATTCCCACCGAATACATGGCTGAAGATGTACCGGAAGAAATACGCATGCGTCTGCGCTTTGTCGCAGATGCTCTCGAGAGCAAGGGGGCTGAAGTGCAAGAGGTATCTCTGCCGCTTACGCCCTCCGTGTTTCCCGCGTATTTCGTGATTGCAAACGCGGAGGCCTCATCGAACCTTGCCCGCTACGACGGTGTGCGACTGGGAACGGCCTCCCCGAATCCCGCGTCAGCTACGGATTCTCATTCCTCATTCCCGCTCTCGATGCTCATGCAGCGCTATGCGGCAAACCGGGGCGAAGGCTTTGGCCGCGAGGTGCACAGGCGCATCATGCTTGGCGTTACCCTGCTGGCCGGAAGCGAGGAGCACGACTGGCTTGGCAGGGCGCAGCGCATGCGGCGTCGTGTCAGTGAGGAGTTTGCCGGCGTGTTCAGCAACACTGATCTTTTACTGACCCCCGTCACCCCGGGTCCGCCATTCGCCTTCGGAGCGCGACTCGATGACCCCCTCCATATGTACCTGACCGATCTGTTCAATACGGCCGCGAACCTGACAGGTATTCCCGCCATCAGCGTTCCCGCCGGGAATGACGAGGCTGGAAATCCCCTGGCCGTACAGTTTATGGCCCCTGCCTTCGGCGAGGAAAGCCTGTACACAGCCGCAGCCGCAGTCGAACGAATTATGCACAAACTGCATAATCCCGGCGACGAAAATATGCAGAAACTGCATAATTCCGGTGAAAATCTGCAGAATGCGCATACATCGGGTCGTGAAAATATGCAGAAACTGCATATTTCAGGCGCAAGCACAGAGGAATCGGGCGCTGAGGAAGAACGGGAGGGAAGCGCGGATGCCTGA
- the tatA gene encoding twin-arginine translocase TatA/TatE family subunit, whose product MFGNIGGWEILIIIFIILIFFGAKKIPDLAQGLGKGIKEFRKAAKDIQDDISLEEKKEEKK is encoded by the coding sequence ATGTTCGGTAATATCGGCGGATGGGAAATTCTCATCATCATCTTCATTATCCTCATTTTCTTCGGCGCGAAGAAAATTCCCGATCTGGCACAGGGACTCGGCAAGGGCATCAAGGAGTTCCGCAAAGCCGCAAAGGATATTCAGGACGATATCAGTCTTGAAGAAAAGAAGGAAGAGAAGAAGTAA
- the purQ gene encoding phosphoribosylformylglycinamidine synthase subunit PurQ: protein MKFGVVVFPGSNCDHDAYHAAKHVLGQRAEFLWHKESDLKDVDVVILPGGFSYGDYLRCGAISRFSSVMKEVVRHAERGGHVIGICNGFQILTESGLLPGALLRNASLKFVCKTVNLRVDNASTAFTSQYAGGQVLRIPVAHGEGNFYTDKDTLQSLEDNGQVVFRYAESDGSITDAANPNGSQNNIAGIINQQGNVLGMMPHPERVVEGLLGSSDGLGVFASLVETISGTVPALS from the coding sequence GTGAAATTCGGCGTCGTCGTCTTCCCGGGTTCGAACTGCGATCACGATGCCTATCATGCCGCAAAACATGTGCTCGGTCAGCGGGCGGAATTTCTCTGGCACAAGGAGAGCGACCTCAAGGATGTGGATGTCGTCATCCTCCCGGGTGGCTTTTCCTACGGAGACTATCTCCGCTGCGGTGCCATTTCACGGTTTTCCTCCGTGATGAAGGAAGTGGTGCGGCATGCGGAACGGGGCGGTCACGTGATAGGAATATGCAACGGCTTCCAGATTCTGACCGAATCGGGTCTGCTGCCCGGTGCACTGCTGCGCAACGCCTCGCTCAAGTTCGTATGCAAGACGGTGAATCTTCGCGTGGATAACGCCTCGACGGCGTTCACCTCGCAGTATGCAGGGGGACAGGTACTGCGTATTCCCGTTGCTCATGGGGAAGGAAATTTCTATACTGACAAGGATACACTGCAATCGCTCGAAGATAACGGACAGGTTGTGTTCCGTTATGCGGAGAGTGACGGCAGCATAACGGACGCAGCCAATCCCAATGGCTCGCAGAATAACATCGCGGGTATCATCAACCAGCAGGGCAACGTGCTGGGAATGATGCCGCATCCGGAGCGCGTGGTTGAAGGACTCCTGGGTTCCAGCGATGGACTCGGAGTGTTCGCTTCCCTGGTTGAAACTATCTCGGGCACAGTCCCGGCTCTCTCATAG
- the purS gene encoding phosphoribosylformylglycinamidine synthase subunit PurS — MYKAIITVKLRPSILDPEGKAIEHALQSMDYSQLSGVRVGKEIELQVDATSREEAERTVNEACGKLLANPVMEDYTFELQEL; from the coding sequence ATGTACAAAGCGATTATCACAGTGAAACTCCGGCCGTCCATTCTCGATCCCGAGGGCAAGGCCATTGAACACGCGCTGCAGTCGATGGACTACAGCCAGCTTTCAGGTGTGCGCGTGGGCAAGGAGATTGAACTTCAGGTCGACGCCACATCGCGTGAGGAGGCAGAGCGCACGGTCAATGAGGCGTGCGGCAAGCTGCTCGCCAATCCCGTCATGGAAGATTACACGTTTGAACTGCAGGAGCTGTAA
- the pssA gene encoding CDP-diacylglycerol--serine O-phosphatidyltransferase: MRIRLSRSIVPNLFTVLNIFFGFLSIIFAVQELYVQAAWYIILSAGCDALDGFMARLTRSASEFGVELDSLADVVSFGVSPSFLIYSLVLHEYGTFGMLVSATPLILGALRLARFNVQLVGFSKDHFTGMPIPLAALTLVSFVLYFHPAEVIASEQLQYALIALTAGCGTLMISTVRYPVIPKISLSTFRAQPVRMGIFIAGALAVVLSSGELLFPGLLALGISGPLSATGRQLRKLGRRRGGSADSDRKQNEAVSVDSQS; the protein is encoded by the coding sequence TTGAGAATACGTCTCAGCAGGTCTATTGTCCCGAATCTGTTCACCGTCCTGAACATTTTCTTCGGTTTCCTCAGCATTATTTTTGCTGTGCAGGAGCTGTATGTGCAGGCCGCGTGGTACATTATTCTCTCCGCGGGCTGCGATGCGCTGGACGGGTTCATGGCGCGATTGACGCGTTCCGCGAGCGAGTTTGGTGTCGAACTCGATTCCCTCGCTGACGTCGTGAGTTTCGGCGTATCTCCGTCGTTTTTGATTTATTCTCTTGTGCTGCACGAGTACGGGACCTTTGGCATGCTTGTCTCGGCCACACCACTCATTCTCGGCGCATTGCGCCTGGCCCGTTTCAACGTGCAGCTGGTCGGGTTTTCCAAAGATCATTTTACCGGGATGCCGATTCCCCTCGCCGCGCTGACGCTGGTCTCCTTCGTCCTGTATTTCCATCCCGCGGAAGTCATCGCTTCCGAACAGCTGCAGTATGCGCTTATCGCACTCACCGCGGGATGCGGCACGCTGATGATCAGCACCGTGCGCTACCCGGTTATCCCGAAAATCTCGCTTTCCACATTCCGCGCACAGCCGGTGCGCATGGGTATCTTCATCGCCGGCGCCCTGGCCGTCGTGCTTTCGTCCGGCGAACTGCTGTTTCCCGGACTCCTGGCCCTGGGCATCAGCGGTCCGCTCTCCGCGACGGGCAGACAGCTGCGCAAACTCGGCAGGCGCCGGGGAGGAAGCGCGGACAGTGACCGTAAACAGAACGAAGCCGTTTCCGTTGATTCGCAATCATAA
- a CDS encoding phosphatidylserine decarboxylase family protein codes for MLTKYGLDVAIPILIISLAVVIIGFFVSNLPLRIVLIAVGAAVFLFTLNFFRDPDRSTPVVAGGIISPADGKIVNISEVEESEYLGGRAKQVCIFMSPLNVHVNRWPVNGTVEFFRYVEGRYVMAFEDKSSDLNERTLIGIDAGGYKVLFKQIAGFVARRIVCPIAIGDSAVAGKRFGMIKFGSRVDVLMPVDAQLHVKMDQHVVAGETVLATVPQ; via the coding sequence ATGCTGACGAAATACGGCCTTGATGTTGCGATCCCCATTTTGATCATTTCGCTTGCCGTGGTGATCATCGGGTTTTTCGTATCCAATCTCCCGTTGCGCATTGTGCTCATTGCGGTCGGCGCCGCGGTGTTTCTTTTCACGCTGAATTTTTTCCGCGATCCTGACCGCAGTACCCCCGTCGTTGCGGGTGGCATCATCTCTCCCGCAGACGGCAAGATCGTGAACATTTCAGAAGTGGAAGAATCGGAATATCTCGGCGGCAGGGCGAAACAGGTCTGCATTTTCATGTCCCCCCTCAACGTTCATGTCAACCGCTGGCCCGTCAACGGAACGGTGGAGTTCTTTCGCTATGTCGAAGGACGTTATGTCATGGCGTTTGAGGACAAATCCAGCGACCTCAACGAGCGCACGCTTATCGGTATAGACGCCGGTGGCTACAAGGTGCTGTTCAAACAGATCGCGGGCTTCGTGGCCCGCCGCATCGTGTGTCCCATCGCCATCGGCGACAGTGCCGTCGCGGGAAAGCGCTTCGGGATGATTAAATTCGGTTCACGTGTCGACGTGCTGATGCCCGTCGATGCGCAGCTGCATGTCAAGATGGATCAGCATGTCGTGGCGGGAGAAACCGTACTCGCCACCGTCCCGCAGTAG
- a CDS encoding isoprenylcysteine carboxylmethyltransferase family protein yields MPTASWLFFDGVRRNFVVCDKQRKTVTVRQFLFRNRSYTPLPFLVVMLVFAQPTLSSLLIGFVVSALGEFLRAWGVFYVGSETRVTGEVGASKLVTSGPFAFVRNPLYVGNILIYLGIGIMSLALWPWLQIAALVWFLFQYTMIVKEEEDFLREKFGQEYEDYCKKVPRFLFRLTPYRSWHPVDIDWKAGWQSETRTLQAFSIATLVLIIIYIVR; encoded by the coding sequence ATGCCGACTGCTTCCTGGTTGTTTTTCGACGGCGTGCGGCGTAATTTTGTTGTTTGTGATAAACAGAGGAAAACCGTGACCGTTCGTCAGTTCCTGTTCCGTAATCGAAGTTATACTCCCCTGCCCTTCCTGGTTGTGATGCTGGTGTTCGCACAGCCGACGCTGAGCAGTCTGCTCATCGGTTTTGTCGTCTCCGCACTCGGGGAATTTCTCCGTGCCTGGGGCGTGTTTTATGTCGGCAGCGAAACCCGGGTCACGGGTGAAGTCGGTGCAAGCAAGCTTGTCACGTCGGGACCTTTCGCCTTCGTGCGAAATCCCCTTTACGTGGGCAACATCCTGATTTATCTCGGCATCGGCATCATGTCACTGGCCCTGTGGCCATGGCTGCAAATCGCGGCACTTGTATGGTTCCTTTTCCAGTACACGATGATCGTCAAGGAAGAAGAAGATTTCCTTCGTGAAAAATTCGGACAGGAATATGAGGACTACTGTAAAAAGGTGCCGCGCTTTCTCTTCCGTCTGACACCGTATCGCTCATGGCATCCGGTGGATATTGACTGGAAAGCAGGCTGGCAGTCGGAAACACGTACGCTGCAGGCATTCTCTATTGCGACATTAGTGTTGATCATTATATACATCGTTCGCTGA